From the Primulina tabacum isolate GXHZ01 chromosome 15, ASM2559414v2, whole genome shotgun sequence genome, one window contains:
- the LOC142527493 gene encoding uncharacterized protein LOC142527493: MLVDNLICPYFLFFFYLLCYLITFSFGSSSLLAGTRVMNALFLRELSKTKAGGSSSASQKSITPAVTMGPKGDCSAAEKKKTGSCSTIAKKPASSPSSPTAAKKKKAGSSSSASERASSPPPRAKSPPPSGKQNASTYLSPSAPQHGKRKISEISVVSVSSPEGSEPDEGPPLASAVHPLYTSDSAIVGRGPTPLAQKIMYQLPSDADAAFMGSLGWSDLLRRTCSSVTEGMMYVGELAERAHAARSDSCQELREVQALREQLQATIDEMKVSHAKELSESQAQLSESQAQLSESQIQCGELSKQKQESQRLIEDQAKEIKKLKKELKNSQAELKDAKARHVAEASSFKEEFLKSEEFVEICGPKAFHYLGVGFEGAVGLFHAQGYPPPGAPTDFIDFEGFISSLPPDS; the protein is encoded by the exons ATGCTGGTAGATAATCTCATCTGTCCATacttcttgtttttcttttatttattatgttactTGATAACATTCTCATTTGGTTCCTCGTCTCTGCTTGCAGGTACTAGAGTCATGAACGCCCTATTTCTCCGTGAACTTTCCAAGACAAAGGCCGGGGGTTCTTCATCAGCTTCCCAGAAATCCATTACCCCGGCAGTCACGATGGGCCCAAAGGGagattgttctgctgctgagaaaaagaaaacaggTTCCTGTTCTACTATCGCGAAGAAGCCTGCTAGCTCCCCTAGCTCCCCTACTGCTgcgaagaagaagaaggcaggctcctcctcctccgcctCAGAGCGAGCCTCCTCGCCACCTCCTCGCGCCAAGTCCCCTCCTCCGTCTGGTAAGCAAAATGCATCCACTTATCTTAGCCCGTCAGCCCCTCAGCATGGCAAGCGCAAGATTTCTGAGATTTCTGTCGTATCGGTCTCTTCTCCAGAGGGGTCCGAGCCCGATGAGGGGCCTCCCCTCGCATCGGCGGTGCATCCTCTATACACTTCGGATTCGGCCATCGTGGGGCGGGGTCCTACTCCTCTAGCTCAGAAGATAATGTATCAGCTTCCTTCCGACGCCGATGCAGCGTTCATGGGTTCACTGGGGTGGTCAGACCTCCTCCGCCGGACATGCAGCAGTGTCACCGAG GGCATGATGTATGTCGGGGAGTTGGCTGAGCGTGCTCACGCCGCTCGATCTGACTCTTGTCAAGAATTACGCGAGGTTCAGGCTCTCCGCGAACAGCTCCAGGCTACTATTGATGAGATGAAAGTGTCGCATGCCAAGGAGCTTTCGGAGTCCCAAGCTCAATTGTCGGAGTCCCAAGCTCAATTGTCAGAGTCCCAGATCCAGTGCGGCGAGCTCTCAAAACAGAAGCAGGAGTCTCAGCGGCTGATAGAGGATCAAGCTAAAGAGATCAAGAAGCTGAAGAAAGAATTAAAGAACTCACAGGCTGAGCTTAAAGACGCCAAGGCACGACATGTTGCAGAAGCCTCCTCCTTCAAAGAGGAATTTCTCAAATCCGAAGAATTTGTCGAGATCTGTGGCCCGAAAGCTTTTCACTACCTGGGGGTGGGTTTCGAGGGTGCAGTCGGCCTTTTCCATGCTCAGGGCTATCCTCCGCCAGGCGCCCCTACTGACTTTATCGACTTCGAGGGCTTCATATCGAGTCTTCCCCCCGATTCCTAG
- the LOC142527573 gene encoding proteasome subunit alpha type-7-like, protein MARYDRAITVFSPDGHLFQVEYALEAVRKGNAVVGVRGVDTVVLAIEKKSTPKLQDSRSERKIVNLDDHIALACAGLKADARVLINRARIECQSHKLTIEDPVTVEYITRYIAGLQQKYTQSGGVRPFGLSTLIIGFDPHTATPSLYQTDPSGTFSAWKANATGRNSNSIREFLEKNYKETSGQETVKLAIRALLEVVESGGKNIEVAVMTKETGLRQLEEAEIDAVVAEIEAEKAAAEAAKKAPSTKET, encoded by the exons ATGGCGCGCTACGACAGAGCAATAACGGTGTTCTCGCCGGACGGCCACCTTTTCCAGGTGGAATACGCCCTCGAAGCCGTCCGTAAAGGTAACGCCGTCGTAGGTGTTCGAGGTGTTGACACCGTCGTACTTGCCATCGAGAAAAAGTCTACTCCGAAGCTTCAGGATTCTAG ATCTGAGAGGAAGATTGTGAATTTAGATGATCACATTGCATTGGCATGCGCTGGACTTAAAGCAGATGCTCGTGTCCTCATCAACAGGGCgcgtattgaatgccagagccATAAGCTTACTATTGAGGATCCTGTGACAGTCGAATACATCACTCGGTACATTGCTGGGCTTCAGCAAAAGTACACACAAAGTGGTGGTGTGAGACCTTTTGGCCTCTCAACATTGATTATTGGGTTTGATCCACACACAGCTACTCCATCACTCTATCAGACAGATCCATCTGGGACATTTTCTGCATGGAAAGCAAATGCCACTGGGAGGAACTCAAACTCTATACGGGAGTTCTTGGAGAAGAATTACAAAGAAACATCTGGGCAAGAGACGGTGAAGTTAGCCATTCGTGCTTTACTAGAG GTTGTCGAGAGTGGTGGAAAAAACATTGAAGTGGCGGTGATGACTAAAGAAACGGGACTGCGGCAGCTTGAAGAAGCTGAAATTGATGCCGTTGTTGCTGAAATTGAAGCTGAAAAAGCCGCTGCTGAGGCTGCTAAGAAAGCCCCTTCGACAAAGGAAACTTAG
- the LOC142525836 gene encoding uncharacterized protein LOC142525836, whose amino-acid sequence MENRSGGSRVEGAERGGKKRGAGERDEDRTKGRRQFSSHVPLNRSRDKVMEVRESGERGEKSQRVESSARPPPRGRQEGSSSGSELRSRPSSRRGRGPPWIHPRIEEPRREGRGQDVPREPAEPRRRTNEDNHPTRGIIHMISGGATDGDSGRARKAHGRRLENFEISRSANLPHDPVISFGPEDLRGIVAPHNDALVVTTTVANYDVARIFIDNGSSVNILFKSTLDQMKVEGFEFEPISTPLYGFAGHAIPPLGQIVLPLSLGNEPRRVTKMTKFTVVDTPSAYNGILGRPALKDFRAVASTYHQKLKFPVGREVGVLCGDQKVARRCYEGIVKEEGKRARVEVNMIRRGRSGLPVVRREVHEVMDEKPEIVTLGPDKKTLRITPDLDPEVREKLITCLQANLNRFAWSAQELTGTSPDVAEHRLNILSNSRPVKQKKRHFGPEKDIVIKKEVGELLSAGHIREVQFPTWLSNVVLVPKSSGKWRMCVEFRDLNKACPKDCYPLPRIDQLVDSIAKHQYLCMLDAYQGYHQIPLAVEDQDKVSFITSEGTFCYVVMPFGLKNAGATYQRLMDKVFSKQVWRNVEVYVDDIMVKSKDSALLIPDLVETFSTLRSYGLKLNPQKCIFGVKSGKFLGYMVTERGIEANPMKVQAIQNMVSPQGPKDVQQLAGRIAALARFISRSAHRSLTFFRTLRKAKKFEWGPDCEKAFTELKEYLAELPVLAKPAAGEPLWVYLSATEGAVSSVLVKLDGSVQQPVYYVSHALKGAEIRYSGLEKLALALVMTARRLRPYFLSHPIVVLTNSPLGRILTHSDMSGRLVKWTTELGEYDIQYEPRTAIKAQALADFLAETVHQENEDPWKVYVDGSSSKDGSGVGVVLISPAGEEVKLAVRLDFRASNNEAEYEAVLAGLRAAINVGATRLLIFSDSQLVAQQMKGMYDVKDEKLIEYAREVNRIREKFTEITFEHIPRKENEKADTLAKMAGTMGSWKNRDVVFQIELTPHTSSPAVEQEEDNWRTDIIDYLKEGKLPDNPREARKLKIKCSRYVMVGDVLFRTSFAGPLLRCLSYKEADYVLREVHEGCCGNHLGAYALARKVLLAGYSWPSVLHDAQELVMSCDSCQRHARLNHRPAAMMKSVTAACPFDH is encoded by the coding sequence ATGGAAAACCGGTCCGGAGGAAGTAGGGTGGAGGGAGCCGAGAGAGGTGGAAAGAAGAGGGGTGCAGGGGAAAGAGATGAGGACAGAACCAAAGgtagaagacaattctcatcacatgttccTCTGAATAGGAGTCGGGataaggtgatggaggtgagggagtcgGGGGAGAGGGGGGAGAAGTCACAGAGGGTTGAGAGCAGTGCTCGACCTCCGCCACGGGGTAGACAAGAAGGGTCCTCGTCCGGGAGTGAGCTGAGATCTCGCCCGTCTTCTAGGCGGGGtcgaggccctccatggatacaTCCGAGGATCGAAGAGCCGAGGAGAGAGGGTCGAGGTCAGGATGTCCCTCGGGAGCCCGCTGAACCGAGGAGGAGAACGAATGAGGATAATCACCCGACGAGAGGAAtaattcatatgatctcggggggtgctactgatggggATTCCGGGCGAGCGCGGAAGGCGCATGGGAGGAGGTtggagaattttgaaatatcgagGAGTGCGAACTTACCCCATGATCCTGTCATCAGTTTTGGGCCAGAGGATCTACGAGGCATTGTGGCTcctcataacgatgccttggtggtgacgacCACCGTTGCCAATTACGATGTGGCACGaatctttattgataatggaagctctgtTAATATCCTGTTCAAGAGTACTCTGGATCAGatgaaggtggaaggatttgagtttgagccaaTCTCCACTCCTCTATATGGGTTCGCAGGACATGCCATCCCGCCGCTGGGTCAAATTGTCCTTCCTTTATCTTTGGGGAATGAGCCTCGGCGGGTGACCAAGATGACGAAATTTACTGTGGTGGACACCCCATCCGCTTACAATGGAATTCTGGGGCGACCAGCCCTAAAGGATTTCAGAGCTGTAGCGTCCACGTATCATCAGAAGTTGAAGTTTCCTGTGGGGAGGGAGGTTGGAGTCTTATGTGGGGACCAGAAAGTCGCTCGTCGGTGTTATGAGGGGATAGTGAAAGAAGAGGGAAAGAGGGCACGTGTGGAGGTCAATATGATTAGAAGGGGGCGAAGCGGGTTGCCCGTGGTAAGGAGAGAGGTTCATGAGGTGATGGATGAGAAGCCGGAGATCGTGACATTGGGGCCTGACAAGAAAACTCTAAGAATAACCCCTGACCTTGACCCAGAGGTAAGGGAAAAACTTATTACTTGTTTACAAGCTAATCTCAATAGGTTCGCTTGGTCAGCCCAAGAGCTCACAGGGACGAGTCCAGATGTAGCAGAACATCGGTTAAACATCTTGTCGAATTCTCGTCCCGTGAAGCAGAAGAAAAGACACTTCGGGCCCGAGAAAGATATAGTTATAAAAAAGGAGGTGGGAGAGTTGCTCAGTGCTGGGCACATTCGAGAGGTACAATTTCCTACTTGGCTCTCGAATGTCGTTCTTGTTCCGAAAAGTTCGGGAAAATGGAGGATGTGTGTGGAATTCAGAGATCTCAACAAGGCATGTCCTAAAGATTGTTATCCCTTGCCGCGAATAGATCAGTTGGTGGACTCCATAGCCAAACACCAGTATTTGTGCATGCTGGACGCTTATCAGGGGTACCATCAAATCCCCTTGGCCGTGGAGGATCAAGATAAAGTAAGTTTCATCACCTCTGAAGGAACTTTCTGTTACGTGGTCATGCCCTTCGGACTAAAAAATGCCGGAGCCACGTATCAGCGGTTGATGGATAAAGTCTTTTCTAAGCAGGTGTGGAGGAATGTGGAAgtgtatgtggatgacatcatgGTAAAGTCTAAGGATTCAGCCCTGCTCATACCTGACTTAGTGGAGACCTTTTCCACCCTCAGGTCCTATGGGCTGAAGTTGAACCCTCAGAAGTGTATATTTGGGGTGAAGAGTGGGAAGTTTCTGGGTTATATGGTGACGGAGAGGGGAATTGAGGCTAACCCTATGAAAGTTCAAGCTATCCAAAATATGGTCTCTCCTCAGGGGCCCAAAGATGTTCAGCAGTTGGCAGGGAGGATTGCTGCGCTGGCACGTTTTATCTCGAGATCCGCCCATAGAAGTTTAACTTTTTTCCGGACCCTGCGAAAGGCGAAAAAATTTGAGTGGGGGCCGGATTGCGAGAAGGCTTTCACAGAACTGAAGGAGTACCTTGCCGAGCTTCCTGTTCTAGCCAAACCGGCAGCGGGGGAGCCTTTGTGGGTATATTTATCTGCCACTGAAGGGGCCGTGAGTTCGGTCCTTGTCAAGCTTGATGGATCAGTTCAACAGCCGGTGTACTATGTTTCGCATGCACTCAAGGGGGCAGAGATCCGATACTCGGGGTTGGAAAAGTTGGCTTTGGCGTTGGTAATGACAGCCAGACGCTTGAGGCCTTACTTCTTATCTCATCCGATTGTGGTGCTCACTAACAGTCCATTAGGCAGAATTCTCACTCATTCTGATATGTCCGGCCGCCTGGTTAAGTGGACTACGGAGTTGGGAGAATATGACATCCAGTATGAGCCGAGAACAGCTATTAAAGCACAAGCGTTAGCCGATTTTCTGGCTGAGACTGTACATCAGGAGAATGAGGACCCTTGGAAGGTGTATGTGGATGGTTCCTCGTCGAAGGACGGAAGTGGGGTTGGAGTagtactgatttcaccagctggGGAAGAAGTGAAGTTGGCTGTAAGGTTGGACTTTCGAGCATCCAATAATGAGgcagagtatgaggctgtgtTGGCAGGACTTCGAGCAGCCATAAATGTGGGAGCTACCCGGTTACTTATTTTTTCTGACTCACAGTTGGTAGCGCAACAGATGAAGGGGATGTatgatgtgaaagatgagaagcttATTGAGTATGCTCGAGAAGTGAACAGAATCAGAGAGAAATTCACAGAGATTACATTTgaacatattcccaggaaagaaaatgaaaaggcaGACACTCTAGCCAAAATGGCTGGAACGATGGGAAGTTGGAAGAATAGAGATGTTGTATTTCAAATCGAACTCACACCTCACACGAGTTCACCTGCAGTTGAGCAAGAAGAAGATAATTGGAGGACTGACATAATTGATTACCTGAAAGAGGGAAAGCTTCCTGATAACCCTCGCGAAGCTCGTAAGTTGAAGATAAAATGTTCACGCTATGTAATGGTTGGGGACGTGTTGTTTAGAACGTCTTTTGCAGGGCCACTTCTTCGGTGCTTAAGTTACAAAGAGGCTGATTATGTGCTCCGAGAAGTTCACGAGGGGTGTTGTGGAAATCATTTAGGGGCTTATGCATTAGCAAGAAAAGTACTGCTCGCCGGTTATTCTTGGCCCTCAGTGCTGCATGATGCTCAAGAGTTGGTAATGTCTTGTGATAGTTGTCAACGTCATGCGCGGTTGAATCACCGGCCGGCCGCGATGATGAAGTCTGTCACGGCCGCCTGTCCCTTTGACCATTGA